Proteins encoded in a region of the Stieleria neptunia genome:
- a CDS encoding threonine ammonia-lyase, producing the protein MSSPTGHPVITLGDIRSAEQRIADFVVRTPAIRCEAISDRLGCDVSFKAENLQHVGAFKARGAVNAVMSLSDQEAERGVVTHSSGNHAAAIARAARLRGIPAFIVMPEDSSPKKIAAVESFGVAPVFCGPSTQQREQAAAELQRRTGAILVHPFETPAVMAGQGTVGLELLEQISGLDAILVPVGGGGLLAGVLVAVKTLRPDVKVFAVEPALADDTARSLKAGSPQPPTRYDTVADGLRTQVGDRTFPIIEEFVDDLFLVSEADILSAMRTIAEDAHLVAEPSGAVAFAGLVDHAERFAGQTTAVIISGGNLNFGDCQLGRE; encoded by the coding sequence ATGTCATCCCCCACCGGACATCCGGTGATCACACTCGGCGACATTCGATCGGCCGAACAACGGATCGCGGACTTCGTCGTCCGCACACCCGCGATCCGCTGCGAAGCGATCTCCGATCGGCTCGGCTGTGACGTGTCATTCAAGGCGGAGAACCTGCAGCATGTCGGCGCGTTCAAAGCACGCGGTGCGGTTAATGCGGTGATGAGTCTGAGCGATCAGGAGGCCGAGCGCGGCGTCGTGACGCATTCGTCCGGAAACCATGCCGCCGCGATCGCCCGTGCGGCACGATTGCGAGGCATTCCGGCATTCATCGTGATGCCCGAGGACTCATCACCTAAAAAAATTGCGGCGGTCGAATCCTTTGGCGTCGCGCCGGTCTTTTGCGGCCCGTCGACGCAGCAGCGTGAGCAGGCTGCCGCCGAGTTGCAGCGGCGGACCGGTGCGATCCTGGTGCATCCCTTTGAAACGCCGGCGGTGATGGCGGGGCAGGGGACGGTCGGACTGGAGTTGCTCGAGCAGATCAGCGGGCTCGATGCCATCCTCGTGCCCGTCGGCGGCGGAGGACTGTTGGCGGGGGTTTTGGTCGCCGTCAAAACGCTACGGCCGGATGTGAAAGTCTTTGCCGTTGAACCGGCCCTTGCCGATGACACCGCGCGAAGCTTGAAGGCCGGATCGCCGCAACCGCCAACGCGCTATGACACCGTCGCTGATGGTCTGCGTACCCAAGTCGGTGACCGGACGTTTCCGATCATTGAGGAATTCGTCGACGATCTGTTCCTCGTCTCGGAGGCAGACATCTTGTCGGCGATGCGAACGATCGCCGAAGACGCCCACTTGGTTGCCGAACCGTCAGGAGCGGTCGCGTTTGCCGGACTGGTCGACCACGCCGAGCGTTTCGCCGGGCAAACGACCGCCGTCATCATCAGCGGCGGCAACCTCAACTTTGGCGATTGCCAGTTGGGCCGGGAATGA
- a CDS encoding dipeptidase → MKLIFDAHLDLSMNAMEWNRDLRRPVSEIRDAESILPPRMKGQAAGVVSLSDMRRGGIGLCVATQIAGCMKPRSFVANWESPSQAWAMTQAQLAWYREMEEQNQMFQIRDLDGLESHLKRWADPAAAANANAPVGYILSLEGADSIVTLDHLDRAWEYGLRALGPSHYGIGRYSMGHDVQGGLPHEGRELIRRMDQLGMILDATHLNDACFWEALDLFGGSIWASHQMCRALVDDPRQFSDAQIKAVIDRGGVLGAAFDVWMVVPGFVRGQSHPKQMNITLEDIANHIDHVCQLAGNADHCGLGSDLDGGFGNEQCPRDVETIADLQKLDALLAGRGYSDSDRAAIFHGNFVRVLRQAWG, encoded by the coding sequence ATGAAACTGATCTTTGACGCCCACCTTGATCTCAGCATGAACGCGATGGAATGGAATCGAGACCTGCGGCGACCGGTGTCCGAAATCCGTGACGCCGAGAGCATTCTGCCGCCGCGCATGAAGGGTCAAGCGGCCGGTGTGGTTTCGCTCAGCGACATGCGCCGCGGCGGGATCGGTCTCTGTGTCGCCACGCAGATCGCCGGCTGCATGAAACCGCGTTCCTTCGTCGCCAATTGGGAATCGCCGTCCCAGGCATGGGCAATGACCCAAGCGCAACTCGCCTGGTATCGAGAGATGGAAGAACAGAACCAGATGTTCCAGATCCGGGACCTTGACGGTTTGGAAAGCCATCTCAAGCGCTGGGCCGATCCGGCCGCCGCAGCCAACGCCAACGCCCCGGTCGGATACATCTTGTCCCTGGAAGGTGCCGATTCGATCGTCACGCTGGACCATTTAGATCGGGCTTGGGAGTACGGCCTGCGGGCGTTGGGGCCATCGCACTACGGGATCGGTCGCTATTCGATGGGGCACGACGTCCAAGGGGGGCTGCCGCACGAGGGCCGCGAACTGATTCGGCGGATGGACCAGCTGGGCATGATCCTGGATGCCACGCACCTCAACGACGCCTGCTTTTGGGAAGCCCTGGACCTGTTCGGCGGGTCGATTTGGGCCAGCCATCAGATGTGCCGCGCGTTAGTCGATGATCCCAGGCAATTCAGCGACGCTCAAATCAAAGCGGTGATCGATCGCGGCGGCGTGTTGGGAGCGGCGTTCGATGTCTGGATGGTCGTGCCCGGATTCGTTCGGGGACAATCGCATCCCAAGCAGATGAACATCACTCTCGAAGACATCGCCAACCACATCGACCACGTCTGCCAGCTGGCCGGCAACGCTGATCATTGTGGGTTGGGCAGCGACTTGGACGGGGGCTTTGGAAACGAACAGTGCCCCCGCGATGTCGAGACGATTGCCGACTTGCAGAAACTGGATGCTCTGCTCGCCGGCCGAGGCTACAGCGATTCGGATCGCGCCGCGATTTTCCACGGCAACTTTGTTCGCGTCCTTCGCCAAGCCTGGGGCTGA
- a CDS encoding MFS transporter, producing MDSPPDSPHVGVHPTSVRKRIIAVSVLMAFMLYLDRVCLGEIVKSDSFLNDFKGASREEIGEVLGAFFFAYALFQVPSGWASDRFGGRIMLTFYILAWSLLTGWSGMGTTLGALLVARLAFGVAQAGAYATSSGVIRNWFHFRARAQASSFVSIGGRLGGTLAPFLTTFLVYQLSSWRYVLYLYCLVGLIAAIAYYVIVRNRPEEHAGVNDAELELIGRSDQSADETAAATTNLRDIGPMMLAILQSRSLWLNSLAQFCLVFGWAFLITWLPTFLKEERGVEALLGSLMVTGVLAIAIPGQLIGGWLGNHAVVRLGHRWGRIVPLAVTCCLAGFAYLGCLSYQSVWWVVACCAMVSLMTDIGNPSVWAFMQDVGGRNTAAVFGWGNMWGNFGAAASSIVVPRLMTLGEASGSGETYVFMTCAGMYFVAAIAVLGTDATRQVRRSDSDAIQTDS from the coding sequence ATGGATTCACCCCCTGATTCACCCCACGTCGGCGTTCACCCCACGTCGGTGCGAAAACGGATCATCGCGGTCAGCGTGTTGATGGCGTTCATGCTGTATCTGGACCGCGTCTGTCTCGGCGAAATCGTCAAGAGCGATTCATTCCTGAATGATTTCAAGGGAGCCTCCCGAGAAGAAATCGGTGAGGTGTTGGGCGCGTTCTTTTTTGCCTACGCGCTCTTTCAAGTTCCTTCGGGGTGGGCCAGCGATCGATTCGGCGGACGGATCATGCTGACGTTTTACATTCTTGCCTGGTCGCTGTTGACCGGTTGGTCGGGCATGGGGACGACGCTGGGCGCCCTGCTGGTCGCGCGGCTGGCCTTCGGGGTCGCCCAAGCGGGCGCCTACGCGACCAGCAGTGGCGTGATCCGCAATTGGTTTCACTTTCGCGCCCGCGCCCAAGCCAGTTCCTTCGTCTCCATCGGCGGTCGACTCGGCGGCACGTTGGCCCCGTTCCTGACCACGTTTCTCGTCTACCAACTCAGCAGCTGGCGGTACGTGCTGTATCTGTATTGCTTGGTCGGCTTGATCGCAGCGATCGCCTACTACGTGATCGTTCGAAACCGACCGGAGGAGCACGCGGGGGTCAATGACGCGGAACTGGAATTGATCGGCCGCTCGGATCAATCAGCCGACGAAACGGCCGCGGCGACAACGAACCTCCGCGACATCGGACCGATGATGCTGGCGATTCTGCAAAGCCGTTCGCTGTGGCTCAATTCGCTGGCCCAGTTTTGCCTGGTGTTCGGCTGGGCGTTCTTGATCACCTGGCTGCCGACGTTTTTAAAAGAAGAACGCGGCGTCGAAGCGTTGCTCGGCTCGCTGATGGTCACCGGCGTGTTGGCCATCGCGATTCCCGGCCAGTTGATCGGCGGTTGGCTGGGCAATCACGCCGTCGTACGTTTGGGTCACCGCTGGGGCCGGATCGTGCCGCTCGCGGTAACGTGCTGTCTGGCCGGGTTTGCCTACCTCGGCTGTTTAAGTTACCAGTCCGTCTGGTGGGTGGTTGCCTGTTGCGCGATGGTGTCACTGATGACCGACATCGGCAACCCGTCGGTCTGGGCGTTCATGCAAGATGTCGGCGGGCGAAATACCGCAGCCGTGTTCGGATGGGGCAACATGTGGGGCAACTTCGGCGCCGCGGCCAGCTCGATCGTCGTTCCACGGCTGATGACACTCGGCGAAGCGTCCGGCAGTGGAGAGACGTACGTGTTCATGACCTGTGCCGGCATGTACTTTGTCGCCGCGATCGCCGTGCTCGGCACCGATGCGACTCGGCAAGTCCGCCGATCGGATTCCGACGCGATCCAAACCGATTCGTAG
- a CDS encoding D-TA family PLP-dependent enzyme, with translation MPSWYELENADEIPSPTLLIYPDRVRANLQRMIAWAGADRLRPHVKTHKLPQIIQMKLEAGIGKFKTSTIAEAEMTAAAGGRDVLLAYQPVGPNIRRLVELVGAFPQTRFSTIVDDIPIAQSLSEAAQRRQVTVDVLIDLNIGMNRTGIRPHADAVALYRFLAAAKGLRPAGLHAYDGHIHDTDEALVRRQVAAAFDPVWNLRRELLAAGLAVPKVVGCGTVSSRILAAEQDIEVSAGTSVLWDAGQPTFTPPMEVDQAAVLLARVISRPAPGLLCIDLGYKAVASEMQPPRVTFFGLPDAEAVGHSEEHLVLKTDRADDYPVGTVVYGVPTHICPTVALHSEVWCVDKGRAIESWPVVARARRITI, from the coding sequence ATGCCGTCCTGGTACGAACTCGAAAACGCCGACGAAATCCCCTCTCCGACGCTGTTGATCTATCCCGATCGCGTGCGGGCCAATCTGCAACGCATGATCGCCTGGGCAGGCGCCGATCGTCTGCGACCGCACGTCAAGACGCACAAGTTGCCACAGATCATTCAAATGAAGCTGGAGGCCGGGATCGGCAAGTTCAAAACGTCCACGATCGCGGAGGCGGAGATGACCGCGGCGGCCGGCGGACGCGACGTGCTTCTCGCCTACCAGCCCGTCGGGCCCAACATCCGACGGCTGGTGGAACTGGTGGGTGCGTTTCCCCAAACCCGGTTTTCGACCATCGTCGACGACATTCCGATCGCCCAGTCGCTCTCCGAGGCCGCCCAGCGCCGACAAGTCACCGTCGACGTGTTGATCGATTTGAACATCGGAATGAATCGGACAGGCATTCGGCCCCACGCCGATGCCGTCGCGTTGTACCGCTTCCTTGCCGCCGCCAAGGGGCTTCGTCCGGCGGGGCTGCACGCCTATGACGGACACATCCATGACACCGATGAAGCGTTGGTGCGACGACAGGTTGCCGCGGCGTTTGACCCGGTGTGGAACTTGCGACGTGAACTTTTGGCCGCAGGCTTGGCGGTCCCCAAAGTCGTCGGTTGCGGCACGGTCTCGTCCAGGATCTTGGCCGCCGAGCAAGACATCGAAGTCAGCGCGGGAACGTCGGTGCTTTGGGACGCCGGTCAGCCGACTTTCACGCCGCCGATGGAAGTCGACCAGGCCGCCGTGTTGCTGGCCCGCGTGATCAGCCGGCCCGCCCCGGGACTCCTTTGCATCGACCTCGGTTACAAAGCGGTTGCGTCGGAAATGCAGCCTCCGCGAGTCACGTTTTTTGGACTCCCAGACGCTGAAGCGGTGGGGCACAGCGAAGAACACTTGGTGCTGAAGACCGATCGTGCCGACGACTACCCCGTCGGCACCGTCGTGTACGGCGTTCCCACCCACATCTGTCCAACCGTCGCATTGCACTCGGAAGTCTGGTGCGTCGACAAGGGGCGCGCCATCGAGTCCTGGCCCGTTGTGGCCAGGGCCAGACGGATCACCATTTGA